AAAAATCAACTACTACACAGCGTTCTAAACCGACAACAACCCCAAGACTCAGATAGGTACTTTTAAGGACTCTATCCAGTTCCTAAACACATAAGTATATGCATTCACacatttaatttcaatttcaaatcgGTAGTCGCATGATTAAGATTTTTAGTGTTTCTGAATACATTGCCATGATTTGGCATGATTGCCATTGATTTCACTTATAAATACATGTTTATGGTGTTTTAAATTGCTTTTACTTATATAACATGTTTGTTGCGATTTTCGCACGTTTTTCGGATGAAATCCGAAACCCGTTTCGGACCCGGAGTTGTGGTAGTGGCGCCTCCGCCATTGTGATGTGGCGCCGTCACCAAATTATTTGGCCGCATCTTCTTCATTTGTCATCCCTCCTAAATCTTCGCCTTTGAATCCCGATATTGTTTTTGTGTTTCCGGGTTCATTCGAACCCGAAACTATTGGCTATGTAAATATGAATTTTGCTAATAACGAAGTTAGTATATAAAGTTAACTGAGAATTGAGACAATTAAAGAGTGTCTATCTCATAAAACCGTTGCGctatgtcatatttacaacaaggcAATGGGTATTTACgatcgatttttttttaattattatttatttttttaatcattaattttttttcatgctCTAACACACAATTAATTTGTTGTACGAGTAACAAGACACATCAGTTCCGGTGAATAATTTTTCCAATTAAAATGATTagaaattacaataaaaaatgaaattttaattgtgctataaaaaaattaaaaatgggtttaaattacaaatacgcaaaaagatttggattttttttaaagttacaCCTTAATTAATGTGAATAGAATAATTAATGAGTATGCCAAGCTTTACGAAAATTTGAtgatatctttcttcatttaaatatcgTCTATCTAATGAAAATGAAACTTTATCACGAGATAAGATATAATTTCATGTAAAAAATAAGATAGTCATCACTTTAATTTGGGACTCTTTTACATAACATAATTGCTTGTTGAGAAATCTGAAACGGACCCGGGATATTTACCTACCCTAATCTTCTGTTTTATTAACTCCATCCCTAATTGCACTTTCAACTAttcattacattttttttatatatatatatatatttttaatcaagGAATATGTCGCTGACGCTTTGAATTTTGGagtagaaaaaatatttaatttttttatcatagaaaacttatttaaaattagTTACATGTATCATGCATATAaaccatatttttattaatactatagtatataaatatgaataaaagtgaaaaaatattttaatttttaattatctgtttagttaaattaaaatgttatgggtattatttattagttacaaatttaaaataagagaacaaatatatttacttaattatatttatgtagTTATTTATTAACAAATGTAACATAAAGTAAgagaataaatatttatttgattagttTTTATCTATCTATTTaactaaatcaaaattttattagtttaaaaaaaaatcaacattatattatcataaacaacatttaaatataatttacatatattaatctttctatatttattattcattaaCGGATCACGTAAATATGGGTAATTATGGctacaaattaaacaaaaaatataaaattagatatggatacaaattatttaattgttttggacTTTAAAATTCTGAAACTAACATATTATAATAGGGAAAACAAGAGTACTACTACACACATAATGCGGAGTACGTAAGGACTGATAGCGAACACAGCAACAGTAGCGAGAGCAAACTCATATAACTACGTATCTTCATGCACAGAAAATCtagcttttttttatttgaatttccTCATAAAAACCTGATAAAACCCTAAAATTTCTAGGTTTCTTTTTCTGTAAAAAACAGTTTTATGTTGATGAGGAAGAAGGGAAGAAGAGGCTTATTTGGTGGACAAAGAGATTACAGTCATGACGATGAAGGATTAGTAGGATCAGTCCACGACACAGAATTAGACGACGGTAGCCATTTTAGTATTACCGGAGAAATTCTGCCTTCTCTTGGTGCAAAACCTGCTCGCTCTCATCAACTACTCCGCCCTTTTATCATCTCTCCCTTTGATCCTCATTACaggttttttttaatctcaCAATGCCACtgtcttttctatttttactcAATGGAATTTTActgattttgtttgtttttttttacagaaaatGGGAGAAGTTTTTGgtgtttttagtgttttataCAGCATGGGCGTCACCGTTTGTGTGCGGTTTTCTTGAAAAGCCGACACTGCCACTTACTGTGATTGATAATGTTGTGAATACATTTTTTGCAATAGACATTGTGTTGACATTCTGCGTCGCTTACCTTGATAAATCTTCTTATCTTCTTATTGATAATCGAAAGAAAATTGCTCTGAAGTATGCTAAAACTTGGTTTTTCTGTGATGTTATCTCCACCATTCCTTCTGAACTTGTCCGTACTCTGCCTGATAGAATTCAGAAATATGGCTACTTTATCATGGTTTTTCGCCTCTGGCGTATCTGGAGAGTCAGTCGCTATTTCGCTAGGTAATTCAATTGAGTCCGTTTCGAAACAAGTGAAATCATGCAGCAATGGAATTGAATTCTTGCACATGATTCATTAATACTGTGTTCATTTGTTCTCACTGTCCTCCTTTTTGTCATCAGGTTGGAGAAAGATAGGAAGTTTAACTACATTTGGATTCGATGCTTGAAGCTTATATGTGTGAGTGTTTACTGTCATATCATGTGATTGATTGAAAATCTATAGGTCTCTTGGTCTTACATTGATTGTGATGCTCTTGCAGGTTACCCTCTTTGTAATTCACATTGCAGGTTGCTCCTATTATTTTCTTGCTGAAATTTATGGTAATCCATCAAGGACATGGCTTGGGTTAGTTTGGCAAGATTATCGTAAGCAGAAGCTGTGGGTTCGTTATGTGACATCACTCTACTGGTCCATAACCACACTTACTAACACTGGCTATGGTGATATACATGCAGTAAATGAATTTGAGATGATATTTGTTATGTTGTACATGTTGTTTGATCTTGGACTGACTTCATATCTGATTGGAAATATGACCAACTTGGTTGTCCATGCAACTGGTCGGACAAGGCAATTTGTAAGTAGAATGTCCAGCAattttcttctctcttttcATATTGCCAAAAGCTTGGCCTGATATGGTATTCCATTGCACTTGATCAGAGAGATACGATCAACGCTGCGTCGAGCTTTTCACAGAGGAATCAGCTTCCTGTTGGGTTGCAAGATCAAATGATTGCTCATTTGAGTTTAAAGTACAGAACTGACTCAGAGGGCCTGCATCAGCAAGAGACAATTGATTCCCTTCCAAAGGCCATTCGGTCAAGCATTAAAAGCCATCTCTTCAACTCATTGGTGAATGAGGTGTACTTGTTTCGAGGGGTATCAAAGGACTTGCTTTTCCAATTGGTAATTCACAGCAGCCATTTCATCTTATTTATTGCCTTTCTGGTCGAGAAACTCAGGCTTGTCcttatcataaatttaaaaatggttCTAATGGCATTTTTCAAGGTTGAACTTTAAAGTCATGAGGAAACTGTTTAAATCCTGATTTATGCTGCAAAATATGTTCTTATTCCTGTATATGGCCTTAAGTTATATGTGTATTCATACTGTATTTTGAAACTTGTTTGAATTTTGAAGGTTGCTGAGATGAAAGCAGAGTACTTCCCTCCCAGAGAAGATGTGATTTTACAGAATGAGGCACCCGCAGACATGTATATATTGGTGACTGGTGCTGTGGTGAGTTGAGTTGTAcaatttccttttcttttcatCCTATTCTGCAGTGCCCTGTACTGAAAGTTTTCTGTCAATTACTTACAAGCTTCagtagaaaaaaagaaaaagtccTCTTGTAATGCCTGATTGTGTTTTTACTTGGAAATTGGATTTtgattatcattatttttcCTATGTGTTGTGCACAGGAACTTATTGTGAAAACGAATGAAATAGAGCAGGCAAGTTCTTAACATGAATTCTTTTTGATATTTTCTTCCTTACTTTGCTAAtcaaattgtaaaagaaatctTACCATGTGTTACTTTGAACCTAAGATTAGGTTATCGGTGAGGAGAAAACAAGAGGAGCTGTCATGGGTGAGGTTGGGTTGCTATGTTACCGGCCACAAATGTTTACAGTTCGGACCAAAAGATTGAGTCAGCTGCTGCGTATGAACCGCACTGCATTTTTAAGTATCGTGCAATCAAATGTTGGAGATGGAAGGATAATTATGAACAATCTTCTTCAGGTCAGCAAAAATCATACCGATAATTATGAAAACAATGCTTTAGAAATGCCTTTGTATCTTAGGATGATAGGTTAACTTAGACGTAGATGTTAATATGATTAATGCAGCATTTGACAGAGTTGAAGGATCCAATGATGGGAGGAATATTAGCAGAGATACAGCAAATGCTGGCTCGTGGGAGAATGAAGCTGCCTCGTGGGAGAATGAAGCTGCCTCTTACGTTGTGCTTTGCAGCTATGAGAGGCGATGACCTACTGTTGCATCAGTTGCTAATACGAGGTTCAGATCCAAATGAATTGGACAACAATGGGCGAACTGCTTTGGTAATTAAATTGTTTCTgtaatataaatgtttttgtCTAAAAAGAATCATGTGGATATATGAACCTGGAACTTACTGTGATATACTTCATAACAGCACATTGCAGCTTCAAATGGGGCTGAGCATTGTGTAATGCTCCTTCTAGAGTACGGAGCAGATCCTAATATGAAAGGTATTTTCTAGCCTATGACATATGCATCTGGTATAAAATAACATGTAAAGATTACTTCTGCTTTTGGAAAAATTGAGGATTAAAATTGTTTGCTCTGGTTTTTGCAGACTCACAAGGCAATGTTCCTCTTTGGGAAGCGTTGCTGGGTAAACATGAATCTGTGGTTAAACTTCTTGGTGACAATGGTGCCACCTTATCCTGTGGAGATGTGGATCAATTCGCATTGGCAGACATTGAGCAAAATAACTTGGATTTGCTAAAAGAGATTGTAAATTGCGGTGGAGATGTGACACGCCCCACAAGCAGCGGAACAATACCACTTCATACTGCAATTTCCGATGGAAATATTGAAATGGTCAAGTTCCTTTTAGAACAAGGGGCTGATGTTGATACTCCTGATGTAGATGGATGGACAGCAAGGGATTTAGCAGATCATCAGGGCCATGAAGAAATTCAAGCTTTGATCCAAAATACGCAGACGAAGGAAAAAAAGCATGTTCCGACAATTCCAAAGCAGCAGGGAGTGACATATCTGGGGAAGCATATAGTAAAGCATAGTAGTGAACCcacaatttcaattttaaacgcTGATTCTATGTCATCTACTCCTAGAACAATCAGGCCTAATAGTTGCCAGAGGAGAAGGGTTGACAGTTTTAACAATTCACTTTTCGGCTTCATGTCTGGTGCAAATGCCTGTGAGTATGAACTTTAATTTTggttataattgttttattagggaatctttaattttgttaaacatTGTAATTCGTCTGTCTGTACAACAGCTGAAGTGATTCCATCTGCAAGTGATGGCGCTGCTAGTTTTCCAAGTTTGAAGTATCCAGGCAGAGTGACTATTAGTTGTCCAGAAAAAGGTGCATTTGAAGGGAAGCTTGTTCTGTTGCCAAAATCGCTTGATGAGCTAttagcgattggagccaaaAAATTTGGATTCTCAGCCACCAAAATTCTTACCAAAGAAGGGGCTGAGATTGAAGATATAGAGCTCATTAGAGATGATGATCATCTTGTTCTTGTTAGCAGTAGAGCCACTGGAATACAAAGATTTCGAGATTTTAAGCATAGGAACATAGCATACACTTGGTAGGTTTAGTTATCTTGTTCATATTCTCTCTCTGTACAAAATTCACGAGAAGTAGTCTAAATGTATACATAGTTATACAAGTAGAATAGAAGATTCTAGGCTCTGTGCAAAAGTAGGGAATATAGAGATGAAATAATGATCATTGTTACTCAAAGAAGAGGTTTGGATCATCCATGGTAAGAAGTAATGAATGAATTAAATAGCATTTGAAAAGTTATTACTCAATATTAGAAGGAATTCCTCTTATTATTACACTCTTTGTAAGGAGTAACAAAACCATTCATCAAATTTTTAGTGCAAAACtagtataatttgaatttgaatctTTTTGTTCCTTTCTATTTATCATGTCGCGTTTCTCTATCCTCGACTCAGTCTTGACCCATAATTTGGTTCAAATGATATTGAAAGTCTACGGCAAAAAGTTGTTAATCAATTGTCCAATTCTCTCTACCTACTTGGAAAACTCAAAAAACGACCAGAAAACTAGTCAAGCTCTTCATTGTCTCCCTTACCAGTGGCTTGTTTTTTCGGTATTGTCTTCCGTTAATTGTTTAACTTGCTTGTGTACTTGCAGACTCTTCTGATATTTCACCCAATTGCCTCTAGGATCTAAGTTGGCTATCATCTTCACTGTAATCTATGAGCTCTTTGCTTCTTTCGACATCCTAATTGCTACCGCCACTCATTGTTGTTGACTATCAAACTGCTGTGGATGGACctgtaataaataataaaacaccACATTCTGTcattgtaatttttcttttattttcatttttatcagATACAGAAGTGAAAAGCACATAAATATGCCATGCCTGATATAGTTTGTCTTCCTTGAAGCTTAAAGTTCTAAGTTTCAATTCGCCTCTGTTTGTTGTCATTTCATCCAGGATCTCAGCATCAAAAAAATCATCTCCATCACTAGACTCTGTCCCCAACTCAGGCACTTCTCTCTCCTGCACCAAGTTATCATATGTTCAGCTgaataataaattcaattttcaGTTTTCTTTTATCAAAGTTTTGAGGACTTAATTGTTGAGGCTTCGGATCATAAAAGATACTTACCCTGAGCATAAGACTACGACTTCGCTTTGGAGTACCGGTAATTTCTTCATAGCCAGCAGCATCTAGTTCTTGAAGATGCTGAGGATGAAACAGCTTGGGAAAGATAGAGTGCCTTATaccaattaaaataaagaatGGCAGTGGGAACAAAACTCCAGCAATTGGTATCCATGTTACGCCAAAGCAAATTAAAAGGTACAAAAATTGGAAGATCGTAAATATAGCAATGTGCTTGAATGGCACCAATTCCACAAATGAAGCATGAACGCCTTCCAATACTCTGCCCAATACAATGGCATAGGAGCAAAAGAAATTAAGATTACATAACGTATATATAATGTATTAAGTTATTTTCAATTAGTATCCATATCACAGTGAACTTACTTGTAACGTCGATTAGGGGGAACAAAGAGCAGTAAAATCCTTTCCCAAAATTGATTTCCAGGGAGACTATCAATGGCCATGTAAGCAAAGTATCCCCAGAGAACTGATGTAGGTATCTTTTTTATTAGAGGCAGAGCACATGTTGATAATCCAACAAGCAGAGACTGTAATAGATTACTCATTCTCTGCTCATTAACCCTCACAGGCAAATAAGCATCAATGTGTTTATCAGGATCGAACTTTTTGTTTTCGTCACCTTCATCATCACATTTCATTACAGCCTCTTTCAAGTCCTTCAACTCTTTATCTACTGAAACTGTCTACAAGAAGCCACGAAATCCATGTTAAGTATAGCATTCTAAAATATGTAAAGCagctttcaaaaaaaaaaaaaaatatgtaaagcaAACTGATAAAAGGCATCTACTTACAGGTGGAGCTGTTTCCATCTCTATAAACACGGCTTGCATACTTCCATAAATTTCCGAGTTGCTTGCTTTCCGATCAATGCATTCCTTGGCACTTTGTACCATCTTCTTCCGAATCAACTGCAAACCATAttgtaacatttaaataaattgaaacaatcATGGAATGAATATGCAAGGAAAAATGCTAGTCAAAACGTTTGCCGCACCTGCCTCTTGAGAACTGCAAGGCTCTTAGTATGCATGGGTGATTGGGGGAGGACTCCATTTGAAGGTGGGAGTCCAAGCAGCCCACAAAGTAATGTCTAAAGTcccggaaaaaaaaaacattacttCAGTAACAATATGCAAGGGGAAAGCTATGAAAGCGAAACTTACAATGAAAAAAAAAGCATTTACCATGAATCCAAGTAACAATATATCATAATGATAAGCTGATGGGTTCCTAAGATTGAACTCCTTTTGTTGTGCCATTTGCGAAGCTACACTGTggtcaaaaaagtataaaccTGCTATCATAATGGCTGGTATAATTGCAGCGGAAATGTAAACCATCGGAACCTTTCCCATATCCTGCAAATTAAcatcattttaattttcaaccaCTTAAACGCCTCTACCTGATCAGAACAGATAGTCACATGAAATCATATTGAGCCCAAACCCcaagaataaatttataaaaagagaCGCAAATCCTTagtgaagaaattcaaaataaagaaaaatctaATTTCATCAGTCGTCACCTAAACTCACCTTAATGACAGTCCAATGATAAAGTGTTGAAGAATCCCAAAGAAGTGGAGAACGTAGTCTCCTAGGAACTCCAGAAGGAACTTTGCTTGGTAGACTATATGACAACACAGTCCACAACAGTACCATCAGGGGAACCCCATAGTCTGCGATAAAACTTCGGAGCTGTCCTGTAAAGAATGAAGAAATAATGATATaaacatttattatttaatctcTGCACAACTAAGCTAGCAACTTCAGTGCAATTATTTCACCTGTGCCATATCGCCATGACCTTGCCTTCCTGCTCTTAAGAGCAGTGACGAGTAAACCAAATGAGAAAATGATCGCGAGTAATCCATTAGAATACAGCCATTGAAATTGATATTCTTCCAATTGAGGATTCTCATTTTTGGGAACATGGAATTCACTAACAAGTCCCTGTATCGCAAAAACAGAGAAATCGCATCAAAAATGTTTAACTTCACTAGTGCCAAAATCAAGTAGAGAAATCAATACCTTAACAGCCTCTTGAATGAAAAGAACTGTAATCAACATGCCAAAAAGCTCCCCAGCAATTCTTGTGAATTTAGAGACAATGCTACCAGCATTGAAAATTGCAAGCAGGAAAAGCAGAAAGGACGCCCAAATACAAACCCTGCAGAGGATACACTATATATTAAATCAAGAAGTTCAAATAAAAAGCACCTAAAATCAATAAGTAGAAAAGAAAAAGTCGGCTAAAATTGCCTTACCAACCAGCCCAGGCTAAGTACAATTGCTGGCCTAACTCAGCTTTCCCTTTACTAAAATTGTACAAATAAGTATACATTATTGCAGTAGGTTCAGCAACTCCTAGAATCAACAATGGCTGGCCTCCAAATACTGAGTGGAATATGCCACAAATAGCAGTAGAAGCTAAGGTTTCCACTGTACTCAGACTTCCATCTAGCAATAGATAAAATACAACCATAATTTTCACACTTACTAACAGACTAACACAGAGTAGATTGACTGTGCAGTTACACTAAAGAAACTCGAGTTTGGCTCTGTGACTAATTAATGTTAAagccaatgagctatagctcaaatagtataagcgctCAACAGTATTATGCTAAGGTCGcaggttcaattcctcccacaagcgctctccctccctaattatcaaaaaaataatactaaaatcaAGTACTAACCAGTGTCTCTACTCAATTGCTCTCCAAAGGCAATAACAGGAAGTGCAGAAGCAAAGAAGATATAAGTAGTTGGAGCCAATATCCTGAAAatgcatataattttttttttactaatagAGTAAGTTTACTTAACatcaaaatttaactaaaagaATGAGTTTATCAAACATCAAAAATTTGCTAAATAAATTACCTAATGCCTGAATGAAAGGCACTGATCCAATCATCTTTATAGCACGCAGATCTTCCTTTCACGTCTTTGATTATTCCTTTGAATGGAGACCTGATGCTCTCCATTGATCCTGATTAATTTCCAGGTTAATTAAGTTAATGTACTGACTAAACAAACTGAAAAAAGGTACATGAAAAGCTGTATTTTCATCAACTTTTTgtcaactaataataatatataaattgagtGTAAGTTAAGGAAAACTAATTAGAGAAACAAAATCAGAGAAAATATTTAAACGTAGAAACAGTTTCAGTGAGTCTAAGAAACCATTTTTCAACATCGCCAAATTTTTCTCGGTAACCAAACAGAATTTTGAGAAATTTCAGAAAAAACAGCAATCCATGCACGTCAAAAACATTGAGTTTTCCGCATTATATTAATAGtataacaataattaaaaaaacgcaAGTAAATGACATTGAAAGACGTAAAACAAGAGATTAAAACACATTATAAATTAGTAATGAGCTTCTTCAACAACGAGTAAatgaaaattaagttaatatatacTGTCAGACTCTTACCAGTATAGAAACTATCCTTAGATAAATAAAAGTGCAGACGTCGGAGGAGAAGATGGTGGTGGCGGCCGGAAATGTGAGAGTCCCGGTGGAGCGAAGTGGCGAAATAGCTTTTGATTTTCTCTTtcagaaaaaatcaaaaagttaaaCGCAGCCAAGCTGAAATGAAATGGCAGAGCGAAGGGGTTTTATGAGCGCGTCTTGTGGGTCCCAAAGTGTAAGGTGGGTCTCATGGAATCGTAAAATAATCTGATTGGGTACTATAGCGTGGACCTGTGTCGTTTCCTTGGAAATTAATGTCGGATTGCTGAAGTAATGCGTGTATTGATTCTGTAGGCTAGCATCTATGGGTTATTGTGCGATTGAGCTGATCTTGACCGTCAGTAATTCAAAAAAAGAAAGCAGATTGATGTGTAAGATCGATCACATGGCGATCCGATCCTCTGAAGTTATTATAGAGGAGTATGTTGCATCCACATGCAAGCAAAAAGAGAGTTTTCTTTAGGAACACATGACAAATGGAAATGGAGTGtttgatttcaattttgtttttattttccaaatacatCTCTTAAAAATTTGTTAAAGATGCAGGGGCAGAGCCAGAGTTGCGTTTTAGGAGGGGCCAGATGGCTGagcaagaaccgaaccaaaccgaaaaatcaaaccaaatcgaattttattgtttggttcggtttttcggtgaaaacggtttggttcggttcctactttaggtaaagtttgtagttcggtgttcggttcggtttgggtgttttgaaaaccaaaaaatcaaaaaaaccgAATGAAccgaaatttaatataaaatatataacttttttaaaaataatatacatatatactcatatttatatgttttttgtctttatatctttattattgttgatatatgaattaataattgttatttaaacatatatgaaagtatattagactctaattatttaatatttgaattaattttaataaaaaaatagaaaaaataattaaattcggttttaaccaaaccaaaccgaaccgaaatatttcggtttggttcagttcggtttttttacttccaaactaaaagttcggttcggtttgagaaatttccaaaccgaaaaaaccgaaaaattttcccaccgaaccgaaccaaaccgaccgatgctcacccctaggccagataaacataaatttacatttaataattgtatttcaaaattaaaaagttttgaagggtttttttttaataaaatgaaagttgaaagtcacacataaaaaaattaaagtcgatggtatatttttttcataactaaATTAATTGATTGTGactttgaaataataataataataaatataataataatgataatagatatttttttaatatatatacaagtcaaataaatttattttttatggatGGAAGGCGTTCTTTATAAAATTCATTCATAATTTCAACTTTATTTTACAATTGATTTTACAAAGAAGTTAAAAGTAAAttctattttcaaataaatcttatttcgtattctaaatattaaataatttgattttaatttaatttaataaatttttgaattatatatatatattcatttaactttttata
This region of Mercurialis annua linkage group LG1-X, ddMerAnnu1.2, whole genome shotgun sequence genomic DNA includes:
- the LOC126679912 gene encoding potassium channel AKT1-like encodes the protein MLMRKKGRRGLFGGQRDYSHDDEGLVGSVHDTELDDGSHFSITGEILPSLGAKPARSHQLLRPFIISPFDPHYRKWEKFLVFLVFYTAWASPFVCGFLEKPTLPLTVIDNVVNTFFAIDIVLTFCVAYLDKSSYLLIDNRKKIALKYAKTWFFCDVISTIPSELVRTLPDRIQKYGYFIMVFRLWRIWRVSRYFARLEKDRKFNYIWIRCLKLICVTLFVIHIAGCSYYFLAEIYGNPSRTWLGLVWQDYRKQKLWVRYVTSLYWSITTLTNTGYGDIHAVNEFEMIFVMLYMLFDLGLTSYLIGNMTNLVVHATGRTRQFRDTINAASSFSQRNQLPVGLQDQMIAHLSLKYRTDSEGLHQQETIDSLPKAIRSSIKSHLFNSLVNEVYLFRGVSKDLLFQLVAEMKAEYFPPREDVILQNEAPADMYILVTGAVELIVKTNEIEQVIGEEKTRGAVMGEVGLLCYRPQMFTVRTKRLSQLLRMNRTAFLSIVQSNVGDGRIIMNNLLQHLTELKDPMMGGILAEIQQMLARGRMKLPRGRMKLPLTLCFAAMRGDDLLLHQLLIRGSDPNELDNNGRTALHIAASNGAEHCVMLLLEYGADPNMKDSQGNVPLWEALLGKHESVVKLLGDNGATLSCGDVDQFALADIEQNNLDLLKEIVNCGGDVTRPTSSGTIPLHTAISDGNIEMVKFLLEQGADVDTPDVDGWTARDLADHQGHEEIQALIQNTQTKEKKHVPTIPKQQGVTYLGKHIVKHSSEPTISILNADSMSSTPRTIRPNSCQRRRVDSFNNSLFGFMSGANASEVIPSASDGAASFPSLKYPGRVTISCPEKGAFEGKLVLLPKSLDELLAIGAKKFGFSATKILTKEGAEIEDIELIRDDDHLVLVSSRATGIQRFRDFKHRNIAYTW
- the LOC126679967 gene encoding probable boron transporter 7; translated protein: MESIRSPFKGIIKDVKGRSACYKDDWISAFHSGIRILAPTTYIFFASALPVIAFGEQLSRDTDGSLSTVETLASTAICGIFHSVFGGQPLLILGVAEPTAIMYTYLYNFSKGKAELGQQLYLAWAGWVCIWASFLLFLLAIFNAGSIVSKFTRIAGELFGMLITVLFIQEAVKGLVSEFHVPKNENPQLEEYQFQWLYSNGLLAIIFSFGLLVTALKSRKARSWRYGTGQLRSFIADYGVPLMVLLWTVLSYSLPSKVPSGVPRRLRSPLLWDSSTLYHWTVIKDMGKVPMVYISAAIIPAIMIAGLYFFDHSVASQMAQQKEFNLRNPSAYHYDILLLGFMTLLCGLLGLPPSNGVLPQSPMHTKSLAVLKRQLIRKKMVQSAKECIDRKASNSEIYGSMQAVFIEMETAPPTVSVDKELKDLKEAVMKCDDEGDENKKFDPDKHIDAYLPVRVNEQRMSNLLQSLLVGLSTCALPLIKKIPTSVLWGYFAYMAIDSLPGNQFWERILLLFVPPNRRYKVLEGVHASFVELVPFKHIAIFTIFQFLYLLICFGVTWIPIAGVLFPLPFFILIGIRHSIFPKLFHPQHLQELDAAGYEEITGTPKRSRSLMLREREVPELGTESSDGDDFFDAEILDEMTTNRGELKLRTLSFKEDKLYQVHPQQFDSQQQ